In Saccharomyces kudriavzevii IFO 1802 strain IFO1802 genome assembly, chromosome: 9, the following proteins share a genomic window:
- the TIR3 gene encoding Tir3p (similar to Saccharomyces cerevisiae TIR3 (YIL011W) and TIR2 (YOR010C); ancestral locus Anc_7.123b), which translates to MSFTKITALLAAAAASTKLVSAIGQYEVVEFDAILADVKANLEQYMSLAMDNPNFSLPSGVLDVYQHMTTATDDSYTSYFTEMDFAQITTAMVQVPWYSSRLVPEILSAMQNAGIDITTLGGTDSESATTDASSASGTSSAAETSSASESSSAAASSSASESSSAAASSSASESSSAAASSSASGSSSAAASSSASESAKSSAVSSTSSAKSSVASSASSKASSSSAKASSSAEKATNGSTSATSKNAGAVMDMGFFSAGVGAAIAGAAAMLL; encoded by the coding sequence ATGTCTTTCACTAAAATCACTGCTCTATTAGCTGCTGCCGCTGCCTCCACTAAATTGGTTTCTGCCATTGGTCAATATGAAGTCGTTGAATTCGACGCTATTCTGGCTGATGTCAAAGCAAACTTGGAACAATACATGTCTCTGGCCATGGATaatccaaatttttctctaCCAAGTGGTGTTTTAGATGTTTACCAACATATGACCACTGCCACCGATGATTCTTACACTAGCTATTTCACTGAAATGGACTTTGCTCAGATCACCACTGCCATGGTACAGGTTCCATGGTACTCTTCTAGATTGGTACCCGAAATCCTCTCTGCCATGCAAAACGCCGGTATTGATATTACTACTTTGGGTGGCACTGATTCAGAATCCGCTACTACTGATGCATCTTCAGCTTCTGGAACTTCCTCAGCTGCCGAAACTTCTTCAGCCTCCGAATCCTCCTCAGCTGCtgcctcttcttcagcctCCGAATCCTCCTCAGCTGCtgcctcttcttcagcctCCGAATCCTCTTCAGCTGCCgcctcttcttcagcctCTGGATCCTCCTCAGCTGCagcctcttcttcagcttccgAATCGGCCAAGTCTTCTGCTGTTTCTTCTACCTCATCCGCTAAGTCATCTGTCGCTTCTTCTGCGTCCTCGAAGgcctcttcctcttccgCCAAGGCCAGCTCCTCAGCAGAAAAGGCCACTAATGGCTCCACTTCCGCTACTTCCAAGAATGCTGGTGCCGTCATGGACATGGGCTTCTTCTCTGCTGGTGTCGGTGCCGCTATCGCTGGTGCAGCCGCCATGTTATTATGA
- the SKDI09G1500 gene encoding uncharacterized protein (similar to Saccharomyces cerevisiae YIL012W): MLHKRGVTIGLKRGRLEDPVCICVRYTASTVGLFLEASCCFFNVFLYAVREWSVCCQARNLVQSSFLLNEARPPALYHPYEKFALNDAYFALREKVFLVSEVTRRQ; the protein is encoded by the coding sequence ATGTTACATAAAAGGGGCGTCACAATAGGGTTGAAACGCGGCCGACTAGAGGATCCTGTCTGTATATGTGTGCGTTACACTGCTTCTACAGTTGGGCTTTTTCTCGAGGCATCATGTTGCTTTTTCAACGTTTTCTTATACGCTGTAAGAGAATGGTCAGTTTGTTGCCAGGCTAGAAACTTAGTCCAGTCGTCGTTTCTTCTGAACGAGGCACGACCTCCCGCTCTCTATCATCCATACGAGAAGTTTGCCTTAAACGACGCGTACTTTGCCTTGCGGGAAAAAGTCTTTTTAGTAAGCGAGGTTACCAGGAGACAATGA
- the DOT5 gene encoding thioredoxin peroxidase DOT5 (similar to Saccharomyces cerevisiae DOT5 (YIL010W); ancestral locus Anc_7.126), whose translation MGEALRRSTRIAASKRLLEDEESKLVPISPPEVPKKKVKTAPKVKTSEPVKSEDDSLSAATELEIGDSIPDLSLLSEDNDPISLKEIAKENKIVVFFVYPKASTPGCTRQACGFRDNYEDLKKHAAVFGLSADPVTSQKKFQTKQNLPYHLISDPKREFIGLLGAKKTPLSGSIRSHFVFVNGKLRFKRIKISPEVSVSDAKKEVLEIAERVEEKLS comes from the coding sequence ATGGGCGAAGCATTACGTAGGTCAACTAGGATCGCAGCATCGAAAAGATTATTGGAGGATGAAGAGTCCAAGTTAGTCCCAATTTCGCCACCGGAAGTCCCTAAGAAAAAGGTTAAAACAGCTCCGAAAGTAAAAACCAGCGAACCAGTAAAGTCAGAAGACGACAGTCTATCTGCGGCCACCGAGTTAGAAATAGGCGATTCAATCCCAGATTTGAGTCTTTTGAGCGAAGATAATGACCCTAtctctttgaaagaaattgcGAAAGAGAACAAAATCGTAGTATTTTTCGTGTATCCCAAAGCAAGTACTCCTGGTTGTACCAGACAAGCCTGTGGGTTCCGTGACAACTATGAAGATCTCAAGAAGCATGCCGCTGTCTTTGGATTGAGTGCAGATCCTGTGAcatctcaaaaaaaatttcaaactaAGCAGAATTTGCCGTATCATCTAATAAGTGATCCAAAAAGAGAGTTTATTGGATTACTAGGTGCCAAGAAAACGCCACTCTCTGGTTCTATCAGATCGCACTTCGTCTTTGTAAATGGGAAACTGagattcaaaagaattaaaATATCACCAGAAGTCAGCGTAAGCGATGCTAAAAAAGAAGTCCTGGAGATTGCCGAAAGAGTGGAAGAGAAACTATCCTAG
- the MNT3 gene encoding alpha-1,3-mannosyltransferase MNT3 (similar to Saccharomyces cerevisiae MNT3 (YIL014W); ancestral locus Anc_7.123) encodes MFKSLKSRRLLLKRSAILVLFLFFSYLILSASRSTTSSTEDNHASERTAAEPSAFHWIEKRQRQVESESLIKRILAHFSSSSSTIPYDERILLTQLAKNEIPKHDKCRYIFEVLYKCDPNWDNGQTAKFYNVDDVDNTLASLLGERLRSYDYCFLSGKLDPTEIFENSTVDPYDLQNRIFPFLKAASKESNIAMWPAIKDLTTGESVPPPEIEMEPSKFNGNFWFNWNKLSKGRGFVLTIAEKDVPLFIRQLKVMEFSKNELPFQIITTGNELSPESIAKISKVAAEGKQKVYLVDCSTVLESEFSSTYIFSFQNKWVASLFNTFEEYILLDADVVPFVKSDYFFDSPSYKGSGILLFKDRVMRNELTFKYCIELLGLVEPSREEHRLIGSKLVFDSSSLLSSSSSEEASVYYNFFKNLRLHHVDSGLVVVNKLEKLNGLLMSFMLNLDGKMQRCVYGDKEIFWIGQLYAGQDYSINPVDGSIIGPVNIQTDDVDGSLKENYHICSAQIAHSDFENQLLWINGGLKTCKISNSAQDDFQREPDYFKSRYNEESSLQKIYDAPLNVEGLIIPDVSVNPWMQIKECSNYMYCAYATNDKHTNSKLDEGRVIRFSDEKLQYINDISRIWNAS; translated from the coding sequence ATGTTTAAATCTTTAAAATCAAGAAGGCTGCTCCTAAAACGATCTGCAATACTGGtgctcttccttttcttttcatacCTCATTCTCTCCGCGAGCAGGAGTACTACATCATCAACTGAAGACAACCATGCGAGCGAGAGAACTGCTGCTGAACCTTCAGCGTTTCACTGGATTGAAAAACGACAACGGCAGGTGGAATCTGAAAGTCTAATAAAGCGAATACTCGCCCATTTCTCCTCCTCTTCGAGCACAATTCCTTACGATGAGCGTATACTATTGACGCAGTTagcaaaaaatgaaataccTAAGCATGACAAGTGCCGCtacatttttgaagtattATACAAATGTGACCCCAATTGGGACAACGGACAAACTGCCAAATTCTATAATGTTGATGACGTAGACAATACGTTGGCGTCACTGCTAGGTGAAAGATTGAGATCCTATGATTATTGCTTTCTGTCTGGTAAATTAGACCCCACCGAAATATTCGAAAACTCCACCGTTGACCCTTACGACTTGCAAAATAGAattttcccatttttgaaagctgCGTCCAAGGAATCGAACATAGCGATGTGGCCGGCCATCAAGGATCTAACGACTGGAGAATCAGTGCCACCACCCGAAATCGAAATGGAACCATCAAAATTCAATGGAAACTTCTGGTTCAACTGGAATAAGTTGAGTAAAGGAAGAGGCTTTGTTTTGACAATTGCTGAAAAGGATGTCCCTTTGTTCATCAGGCAGTTAAAAGTAATGGAATTTTCGAAAAACGAGTTACCATTTCAGATTATTACCACAGGAAATGAACTGTCACCAGAATCTATCGCTAAAATATCCAAGGTGGCCGCAGAAGGGAAACAAAAGGTCTACTTGGTGGACTGTTCGACGGTGCTTGAGTCTGAATTCTCTAGCAcatacattttttctttccaaaataaaTGGGTTGCCTCTTTATTCAAcacatttgaagaatacaTCTTGTTGGATGCTGATGTGGTGCCATTTGTAAAGTCAgattatttctttgactCTCCCTCTTATAAGGGAAGTGGGATACTTTTATTCAAGGATAGGGTTATGCGGAACGAGCTAACATTTAAATACTGCATCGAACTGCTGGGTTTGGTGGAACCATCTAGAGAAGAACACCGCTTGATTGGAAGTAAACTGGTTTTTGATTCGTCATCTTTGTTGTCCTCTTCAAGTTCTGAAGAAGCATCTGTGTATtacaatttcttcaaaaatttacgACTTCATCATGTTGACAGTGGCCTGGTGGTAGTAAACAAACTCGAAAAATTAAATGGGCTATTGATGTCTTTCATGTTGAATCTGGACGGGAAAATGCAGAGGTGTGTTTATGGTGACAAAGAAATATTCTGGATAGGTCAACTATATGCCGGTCAAGATTATTCCATCAATCCTGTTGATGGTAGCATTATTGGTCCTGTTAATATACAAACAGATGATGTTGATGGATCTTTGAAGGAGAATTATCATATTTGTTCTGCCCAAATCGCTCATAGCGACTTCGAAAATCAACTGCTATGGATAAACGGTGGGTTGAAGACttgtaaaatttcaaacaGCGCGCAAGATGACTTTCAGAGGGAACCAGATTACTTTAAGAGTAGGTATAACGAAGAATCATCTTTACAGAAAATTTACGATGCTCCTTTAAATGTGGAAGGACTAATCATCCCTGACGTTTCTGTTAATCCATGGATGCAAATCAAGGAATGCTCCAATTACATGTACTGTGCTTACGCGACGAATGACAAACATACAAACTCTAAGCTTGATGAAGGTCGTGTCATCAGGTTTAGCGACGAGAAACTACAATATATTAATGATATTTCCCGAATCTGGAATGCTAgttga
- the PDR11 gene encoding ATP-binding cassette multidrug transporter PDR11 (similar to Saccharomyces cerevisiae PDR11 (YIL013C) and AUS1 (YOR011W); ancestral locus Anc_7.123a): MSLSKYFNPIPDASVTFDGATVELEESLGAVQNDEESIGHLEIGDITFRANEGEVILVLGNPTSALFKGLFHGNKHLKYSPEGSIRFKDNEYRQFAAKCPHQIIYNNEQDIHFPYLTVEQTIDFALSCKFHIPKQERIEMRDQLLKEFGLSHVKKTYVGNDYVRGVSGGERKRISIIETFIANGSVYLWDNSTKGLDSATALEFLSITQKMAKATRSVNFVKISQASDKIVSKFDKILMLSDSFQVFYGTMEECLTHFHDVLQIKKNPNDCIIEYLTSILNFKFKEMSNSIVGFEAPSVISKGNQALSINNETDLHTVWVQSSYYKHWKAITSETIKNCSRTDVNPDDISPVFSIPLKMQLKTCTIRAFQRIIGDRNYLISQFVSVIVQSLVIGSLFYNIPLTTIGSFSRGSLTFFSILFFTFLSLADMPASFQRQPVVRKHVQLHFYYNWIEALATNFFDCCSKFILVVVFTIILYFLAHLQYNAARFFIFLLFLSVYNFCMVSLFALTALIAPTLSMANLLAGILLLAIAMYASYVIYMKDMHPWFIWIAYLNPAMFAMEAILSNEMFNLKLDCHESIIPRGESYDNVSFSHKACAWQGATLGNDYVRGRDYLKGGLRYSYSHVWRNFGIIIGFLCFFLFCSLMAAEYITPLFTRENMLRWNNHLKKCCPFLSNKKKRQREVTNSSGICTPKPPVGNLSTSSSSVPSMSHPSDTDYNIKHPDEAVNNQTKESIAVETQKHVISWKNINYTVGDKKLIDDASGYISSGLTALMGESGAGKTTLLNILSQRTENGVVTGELLIDGRPLANIDAFRRSIGFVQQQDVHLELLTVKESLEISCVLRGDGDRDYLGVVSKLLRLTSEKLVADLSPTERKLLSIGVELVTKPSLLLFLDEPTSGLDAEAALTIVQFLKKLSMQGQAILCTIHQPSKSVISYFDNIYLLKRGGECVYFGSITDACDYFVVHDKRLTFDKEMDNPADFVIDVVGSGSSNVEVDHGEKLSRDEYDEQASHRKQSDSSINWASLWQASPEKVRIADRLLLLEEEARNSNVDFTTSVWNAPSYMDQIKLITRRQYICTKRDMTYVFAKYALNAGAGLFIGFSFWRTKHNINGLQDAIFLCFMMLCVSSPLINQVQDKALQSKEVYIAREARSNTYHWTVLLIAQTIVELPLAISSSTIFFLCCYFCCGFDSSARIAGVFYLNYILFAVYYLSFGLWLLYSAPDLQTAAVFVAFLYSFTASFCGVMQPYSLFPRFWTFMYRVSPYTYFIETFVSLLLHDREINCSTSEMVPSQPVMGQTCGQFMKPFIEEFGGKLHINNTFTVCAYCMYTVGDDFLAQENMSYHHRWRNFGFEWIFVCFNFAAMFVGFYLTYIQKIWPSVASGIKKCIPSFGKSKNPKIPTKSVSKQ, from the coding sequence ATGTCTCtttccaaatattttaacCCAATTCCTGACGCTTCTGTCACCTTTGATGGGGCAACCGTTGAACTCGAAGAATCTCTCGGCGCTGTCCAAAACGATGAAGAATCCATAGGCCATTTGGAAATCGGCGATATCACTTTCCGTGCTAATGAAGGTGAAGTCATTTTAGTACTAGGGAATCCAACGTCAGCGCTCTTTAAGGGTCTATTCCACGGTAACAAACATTTGAAATATTCGCCCGAAGGGTCTATTAGATTCAAGGACAATGAATATAGGCAGTTTGCTGCAAAGTGTCCTCACCAAATAATTTATAATAATGAACAGGatattcattttccatACCTGACAGTAGAGCAAACTATCGATTTTGCTTTAAGTTGTAAATTTCATATCCCCAAACAGGAACGTATTGAAATGAGAGATCAGTTGTTGAAAGAATTCGGATTATCTCACGTAAAGAAGACGTATGTCGGGAACGACTATGTTCGCGGTGTTTCTGGTGGTGAAAGAAAGCGAATCTCCATTATCGAAACCTTCATCGCCAATGGGTCTGTCTACTTGTGGGACAACTCGACAAAAGGTCTGGATTCTGCCACAGCCTTGgaatttctttctattACGCAAAAGATGGCGAAAGCCACTAGATCGGTTAATTTTGTCAAAATCTCTCAAGCCAGTGACAAAATCGTTAGCAAATTTGACAAGATTCTCATGCTGAGTGATTCCTTCCAGGTGTTTTACGGAACTATGGAGGAGTGCTTAACTCATTTCCACGACGTTTTgcagataaagaaaaacccTAACGATTGCATTATCGAATATTTGACGTCAATCCtgaatttcaaattcaaggaAATGTCTAATTCCATTGTCGGCTTTGAGGCGCCATCGGTTATCTCCAAAGGCAATCAAGCTTTAAGCATCAATAATGAAACAGATTTACATACCGTATGGGTGCAATCTTCATACTACAAGCACTGGAAGGCAATCACTTCGGAGACAATAAAAAACTGCTCGAGAACGGATGTCAATCCGGACGATATTTCTCCCGTGTTTAGCATCCCACTGAAAATGCAGCTTAAAACTTGTACTATAAGagcttttcaaagaattattgGTGATAGAAATTATTTGATCTCTCAGTTTGTTTCTGTCATAGTGCAGTCCTTAGTTATTGGGTCTCTTTTTTATAACATTCCTTTAACAACTATCGGATCCTTTTCCAGAGGCTCCctaactttcttttccattcTGTTTTTTACATTCCTTTCCCTGGCTGATATGCCtgcttcttttcaaaggcaGCCTGTCGTTCGTAAACATGTTCAGCTACATTTCTATTATAACTGGATCGAAGCTTTAgcaacaaattttttcgaCTGTTGCTCCAAATTTATACTTGTGGTTgttttcaccatcatcCTTTACTTTTTAGCTCATTTACAATACAATGCCGCCAGgtttttcatcttcctccttttcctttccgTCTATAACTTTTGTATGGTATCACTATTTGCCTTGACTGCTTTGATTGCTCCTACTTTATCAATGGCAAATCTTTTAGCCGGTATCCTACTGTTAGCTATTGCCATGTATGCATCTTATGTTATTTACATGAAAGATATGCACCCGTGGTTTATTTGGATTGCATACTTAAATCCCGCTATGTTTGCCATGGAAGCTATCTTAAGTAACGAAATGTTCAATCTGAAGCTAGACTGTCATGAAAGCATTATCCCGAGAGGCGAGTCCTATGACAATGTCTCATTTAGTCATAAAGCTTGTGCTTGGCAAGGTGCCACCCTAGGTAACGATTATGTCAGAGGTCGTGATTATTTAAAAGGTGGGTTAAGGTACAGTTATAGTCATGTGTGGAGAAATTTTGGTATTATTATCGGCTTTCTGTGTTTCTTTCTGTTCTGTTCTTTGATGGCCGCTGAATACATCACTCCTCTGTTCACCAGAGAAAATATGCTGCGTTGGAACAACCATCTTAAAAAATGTTGTCCCTTTTTAAGTAATAAAAAGAAGCGGCAAAGGGAGGTTACCAATAGTTCTGGTATATGTACTCCTAAACCTCCGGTAGGCAATTTGTCCActtcatcctcatctgTCCCATCCATGTCCCATCCCTCTGACACTGACTACAATATTAAGCATCCTGATGAAGCTGTTAACAATCAAACTAAGGAATCGATAGCTGTGGAAACACAAAAACACGtcatttcttggaagaatATCAATTATACAGTTGGAGATAAGAAATTAATCGATGACGCTTCTGGTTATATAAGTTCAGGATTAACTGCTTTAATGGGTGAATCTGGTGCTGGTAAGACGACTctcttgaatattttatctcAAAGGACAGAAAATGGTGTGGTTACTGGGGAATTATTGATCGACGGCCGGCCGCTCGCGAATATTGATGCTTTCAGAAGAAGCATAGGATTTGTTCAACAGCAGGACGTTCATTTAGAGTTGCTGACTGTTAAGGAGTCTCTAGAAATCTCCTGTGTTTTAAGAGGTGACGGTGACAGAGATTATCTAGGAGTTGTTAGCAAGCTACTGAGATTAACTTCGGAAAAGCTTGTTGCTGATTTGTCTCCCACTGAGAGAAAATTATTATCGATCGGCGTTGAATTGGTTACTAAACCTTCTCTGCTATTATTCTTAGATGAACCTACTTCAGGTTTAGACGCTGAAGCAGCGTTGAccattgttcaatttttgaaaaagcttTCAATGCAAGGCCAGGCTATTCTGTGTACTATTCATCAACCTAGTAAGAGTGTTATCAGCTATTTTGATAACATTTATTTGCTAAAAAGAGGCGGTGAATGTGTCTATTTTGGTTCAATAACTGATGCCTGTGACTATTTTGTAGTTCACGATAAACGTTTGAcctttgataaagaaatggaTAATCCAGCTGATTTCGTTATTGATGTTGTTGGTAGCGGAAGTAGTAATGTTGAAGTCGATCATGGCGAGAAGTTGAGCCGGGATGAATACGACGAGCAGGCGTCACATCGCAAACAATCAGATTCCTCGATTAATTGGGCAAGCCTCTGGCAAGCTTCCCCCGAAAAGGTGAGAATTGCCGATAGATTGCTTTTGCTAGAAGAGGAAGCTCGAAACTCTAATGTTGACTTCACTACATCTGTATGGAATGCACCTTCATATATGGACCAAATAAAGTTAATTACCAGGAGACAATATATTTGTACCAAAAGGGACATGACTTATGTCTTCGCCAAATATGCTTTGAACGCGGGTGCTGGTCTATTCATTGgattttccttttggaGAACAAAGCACAACATTAACGGTTTGCAAGATGCTATTTTCTTATGCTTTATGATGCTTTGTGTTTCTTCTCCTTTAATCAATCAAGTTCAAGATAAGGCCTTGCAATCTAAGGAAGTGTATATTGCTAGGGAAGCGAGATCTAATACCTATCATTGGACAGTTCTGCTCATTGCTCAGACCATTGTTGAATTACCACTAGCCATTTCGAGTTCTACAATATTTTTCCTATGTTGTTACTTCTGTTGCGGCTTTGATTCTTCTGCCCGTATAGCTGGTGTTTTCTACCTCAACTATATTTTATTTGCCGTCTATTATTTGTCATTTGGACTATGGCTTTTATACTCTGCACCCGATTTACAGACTGCTGCTGTCTTTGTTGCGTTCCTATATAGTTTTACAGCTTCCTTCTGTGGTGTTATGCAGCCTTACTCGTTATTCCCACGATTTTGGACGTTCATGTACAGGGTTTCACCATACACATATTTCATTGAAACTTTTGTAAGTTTACTTCTCCATGATAGAGAAATCAACTGTTCAACAAGTGAAATGGTGCCAAGTCAACCTGTAATGGGTCAAACTTGCGGTCAATTCATGAAACccttcattgaagaatttggcGGGAAATTACACATCAATAACACATTCACTGTCTGTGCTTATTGTATGTATACTGTCGGGGATGATTTCTTGGCCCAGGAAAACATGAGTTATCATCACAGATGGAGAAATTTTGGTTTCGAATGGATTTTTGTCTGCTTTAACTTTGCCGCCATGTTTGTGGGCTTTTACTTGACCTACATCCAAAAAATCTGGCCTTCCGTGGCTAGCGGCATTAAGAAGTGCATTCCATCATTTGGAAAGTccaaaaatccaaaaataCCAACAAAGTCAGTGTCCAAGCAGTAA